From the genome of Streptococcus marmotae, one region includes:
- a CDS encoding response regulator transcription factor: MKLLIIDDDVDLLKLLRQTFEKEYQVETLDDARKLEPNQLNRYDLMILDVMMPGMSGFDFLEKYRSLIDVPVLLLTAKDFEQDKVEGFALGADDYITKPFSLKEIRARVAAHLRRERREKHTRLVDYPVSCDLLSRRIYVDNLEIPLTSSEYEICILLLNNKSQVFSKERIYTSVYGYDASGDSTTTITERIKLIRSKFEEGQINPIKTIWGVGYKWEIQRV, encoded by the coding sequence ATGAAGCTGCTAATCATAGACGACGATGTGGATTTGTTGAAGTTGTTAAGACAGACCTTTGAAAAAGAATATCAGGTGGAGACTCTTGATGATGCTCGAAAACTTGAGCCGAACCAATTAAATAGATATGATTTGATGATTCTAGATGTGATGATGCCTGGAATGAGTGGTTTTGATTTTTTAGAGAAATACCGCTCGCTTATTGATGTCCCAGTTCTCTTATTAACGGCAAAAGATTTTGAACAAGACAAGGTTGAGGGCTTTGCCCTAGGAGCGGATGATTATATAACCAAACCGTTTTCTCTGAAAGAAATCAGAGCAAGAGTTGCAGCGCATTTGCGGAGGGAACGACGAGAAAAGCATACAAGACTGGTTGATTACCCAGTATCTTGTGATTTGCTCTCGAGACGAATCTATGTAGACAATCTTGAAATTCCTTTAACCAGTAGCGAATATGAAATTTGCATATTATTGTTGAACAATAAGTCACAAGTATTTTCCAAGGAGAGAATCTACACAAGTGTCTATGGATATGATGCAAGTGGTGATAGTACAACGACTATTACAGAGAGGATAAAGTTGATTCGCAGTAAATTTGAAGAGGGACAAATCAATCCAATTAAAACAATTTGGGGAGTGGGCTACAAATGGGAAATACAAAGAGTTTGA
- a CDS encoding sensor histidine kinase: MGNTKSLTYLISKYAILELLYTLLVIVSFFLSLNFLINRGWIYPANHADRVSSKIGTAFQDPDWTPTEVPFYYDILYVENGEVLKNTIEKRFDDQVIKARKDGQVIGDEIIGSRVFKFYQVNQKELVLSYTISVIPTSEKMYRFCKNFEVVYLTTFFAVWLLGFAGMIIRSSGILKKEIRKISEDNDHIKNMELDYERSFSQYEEIDGVLQSLDILSRDLKETLSAQWDMQMRQKEMIEAVTHDIRTPITLIRGNIELLQEDYPDLSSERVSDIVNGMERLESYIEKLKHFSYLIENKKEEVRAEVLDYWIALLSSMCRANGVELSILQREKSLVQLDKEAIAVALQNLLTNAMEHSDKGSCISVSFCDSRNEFSILVRDEGSGFDRALLPVLTKKFISSKTSEVASKHGLGLSIVNKIVTANNGKLYLSNRVDAPRGAEVKMVFQKEMKA, from the coding sequence ATGGGAAATACAAAGAGTTTGACGTATTTAATCAGCAAGTATGCTATCTTAGAATTGCTGTATACCCTGTTGGTTATTGTGTCCTTTTTTCTTAGCTTGAATTTTCTCATCAATAGGGGCTGGATTTATCCCGCTAATCATGCAGATAGGGTCTCAAGCAAGATTGGAACAGCCTTTCAAGATCCTGATTGGACACCGACAGAAGTCCCTTTTTATTATGATATACTCTACGTAGAGAATGGAGAAGTTCTAAAAAATACCATAGAGAAAAGATTTGATGATCAGGTTATCAAAGCCAGGAAAGATGGACAGGTTATAGGAGATGAGATTATTGGCTCCCGCGTTTTTAAGTTCTATCAAGTAAATCAGAAAGAACTAGTTCTCAGCTATACGATTAGTGTCATACCAACTTCTGAAAAAATGTATCGATTCTGCAAGAATTTTGAAGTCGTGTATCTGACGACTTTTTTCGCTGTTTGGTTATTAGGATTTGCCGGCATGATTATCCGCTCTTCAGGCATTTTAAAAAAGGAAATTCGGAAGATTTCCGAAGATAATGATCATATCAAGAATATGGAGTTAGATTATGAACGTTCCTTTTCTCAGTATGAAGAGATTGATGGAGTGCTACAGTCGCTAGATATTCTGTCTCGTGATTTAAAGGAGACCTTGAGTGCGCAGTGGGATATGCAGATGCGGCAAAAAGAGATGATTGAAGCTGTTACCCACGATATTCGCACTCCAATTACCTTGATTAGAGGGAATATCGAACTATTGCAGGAAGACTATCCTGACCTTTCTAGCGAGCGTGTGTCTGATATTGTTAATGGCATGGAGCGCCTAGAAAGCTATATTGAAAAGTTGAAACATTTCTCCTATTTGATTGAAAATAAGAAGGAAGAGGTGCGCGCAGAAGTTTTGGATTATTGGATTGCTCTCTTATCTAGTATGTGCCGTGCCAATGGTGTTGAATTAAGCATTCTTCAAAGAGAGAAGAGTCTAGTTCAATTGGATAAGGAGGCAATTGCGGTTGCTTTACAAAATCTCCTAACGAATGCTATGGAACATTCAGACAAGGGAAGTTGCATTTCGGTATCCTTTTGTGATAGCAGAAATGAGTTTTCCATTCTGGTCAGAGATGAAGGAAGCGGATTTGATCGAGCTCTATTGCCTGTTTTGACCAAAAAATTTATTTCCAGTAAGACCAGCGAGGTGGCTAGTAAACACGGTTTGGGCTTATCTATTGTCAATAAGATTGTCACCGCAAATAATGGCAAGCTGTATTTGAGTAATCGTGTAGATGCTCCTAGAGGTGCAGAAGTGAAAATGGTGTTTCAAAAAGAAATGAAAGCTTAG
- a CDS encoding GntR family transcriptional regulator produces MAEISGTKPLYLQLVEILEAKIRETMEANEKLLSERELTHVYGVSRITVRLALQELEKRGMVYKVHGKGTFVSEVSSPAVDLSTAYSFTDQMRRVGRVPKTKILSFQRIQATDYLAQRLQVALGEPIFELERLRLADGIPMMLERTYVPALIFDSLSEKKLQSRPLYEIFAEDFGQIIRLAEEEFYASIALENEARLLGIQNGDAVLHLIRKTYNDKNRIIEYTFSIARADQFRYKISHTRGE; encoded by the coding sequence ATGGCTGAGATATCTGGAACAAAGCCTCTTTACCTTCAGCTTGTTGAGATACTTGAAGCAAAAATTCGTGAGACGATGGAGGCAAATGAGAAACTACTTTCTGAGAGAGAATTGACTCATGTCTATGGAGTCAGTCGGATTACAGTTCGGTTAGCCTTGCAAGAATTAGAGAAACGTGGCATGGTTTACAAAGTTCATGGGAAAGGAACCTTTGTTTCAGAAGTAAGTAGCCCGGCGGTTGACTTATCTACGGCTTACAGCTTTACAGATCAGATGCGACGTGTCGGTCGTGTTCCGAAAACGAAGATTTTATCTTTCCAGCGCATTCAGGCAACCGATTATTTAGCTCAGCGTCTGCAGGTCGCACTTGGTGAGCCAATCTTTGAATTGGAGCGTTTGCGGTTGGCGGACGGTATTCCAATGATGCTGGAGCGGACTTATGTACCTGCTTTGATTTTTGATTCTTTGTCGGAAAAAAAATTGCAATCAAGACCCTTGTATGAAATTTTTGCGGAAGATTTTGGGCAAATTATTCGCCTTGCGGAAGAGGAATTTTATGCTAGTATAGCCTTAGAAAATGAGGCCCGCCTACTCGGCATTCAAAATGGTGATGCAGTGCTGCATTTGATTCGTAAGACCTATAATGATAAAAATCGTATCATTGAATATACGTTTAGTATTGCGCGTGCTGACCAATTTCGCTATAAGATTAGCCATACACGTGGAGAATAG
- a CDS encoding GntR family transcriptional regulator: MKIPKYQQVQNDLRQQIISGKFENGDKFYTETELTKLYNVSSITVIRAVTELVKDGYLVRQQGKGTFVSRSRKGKLVEFSDVEIFPLEQDSVSVLSCEKGNDPRILEKLHLDKNDYYYKIIRVRSADGVPYIYHQSYIPTRYIQEPEAPLEHFRSIYQRFKLDFNLHMSEELYSETNEVAFPTPSEVAKHLKLQPNEPSILQIRTTKRNGSEEVLEYIETYKHWKFFKFEIVANKH, from the coding sequence ATGAAAATCCCTAAGTACCAACAGGTGCAAAATGACTTGCGTCAACAAATCATCTCAGGAAAATTTGAAAACGGAGATAAGTTTTATACTGAAACAGAATTAACCAAACTCTATAATGTCAGCTCAATCACTGTTATCCGAGCCGTTACCGAGCTCGTAAAAGACGGCTATCTCGTCCGCCAGCAGGGAAAAGGCACCTTTGTTTCTCGTTCGCGAAAAGGGAAACTGGTCGAATTTTCTGATGTAGAGATCTTTCCGCTTGAGCAGGATAGCGTATCGGTACTCTCTTGTGAAAAGGGGAATGACCCACGCATCTTAGAGAAATTGCATCTTGATAAAAATGATTACTACTATAAAATTATCCGAGTCCGATCTGCCGACGGTGTTCCTTACATCTATCATCAATCCTATATCCCAACTCGTTACATTCAAGAGCCAGAAGCACCCTTAGAGCATTTCCGCTCTATCTATCAACGCTTCAAATTGGACTTTAATCTTCACATGTCAGAAGAACTTTATTCTGAAACAAACGAAGTAGCCTTCCCAACTCCATCAGAAGTAGCTAAACATCTAAAACTCCAGCCCAATGAACCAAGTATTCTTCAAATTCGGACCACTAAAAGAAATGGAAGTGAGGAAGTACTGGAATATATTGAAACCTACAAGCATTGGAAGTTCTTTAAATTTGAAATTGTTGCGAATAAACATTAA
- a CDS encoding glycoside hydrolase family 35 protein — translation MDTFQVKEDFYLNNQPFKILSGAIHYFRVHPDDWYHSLYNLKALGFNTVETYVPWNLHEPQKGAFTTEGIVDIERFLSIAQELGLYAIVRPSPYICAEWEWGGLPAWLLAEQVRVRSSDPSYLRHVEDYYAFLLPILAKHQLSQGGNILMFQVENEYGSYGEEKAYLRAIAELMRKYGLTAPFFTSDGPWRATLRTGTLIEDDILVTGNFGSKAAENFDQLQAFFDEHGKKWPLMCMEFWDGWFNRWGDEVIRRDPDELAVAVMETIERGSINLYMFHGGTNFGFMNGCSARGQVDLPQVTSYDYDAILDEAGNPTKKFYKLQELMKKSYPQLDYAEPLVKEAKEYPTVSLNDKVSLFSVLENVSDRQEAFYPKSMEELGQNVGYTCYRTRIEKDKVEAERLRIIDARDRVQVFLAGEKVATQYQEEIGEDIFLNQLAKETDLTILVENMGRVNYGHKLTAPTQRKGLGRGVMADLHFIGRWEMYPLPLDRIQELDFTKAWQENQPAFYRYQIHVEQPQDTYLDMTGFGKGVVFVNQQNIGRFWERGPILSLYIPKGYLKKGENNIIVFETEGTYRENLRFSSEPIYKDIL, via the coding sequence GTGGATACTTTTCAAGTTAAAGAAGACTTTTACCTAAATAATCAACCGTTTAAGATTTTATCTGGAGCGATTCATTATTTTCGGGTACATCCAGATGATTGGTATCATTCCCTGTACAATTTGAAAGCACTAGGCTTTAATACAGTAGAAACCTATGTTCCGTGGAATTTACATGAACCACAAAAAGGGGCTTTCACTACAGAGGGAATAGTGGACATCGAACGCTTTTTAAGCATAGCGCAGGAACTTGGTCTATATGCCATTGTTCGCCCCTCACCTTACATTTGTGCAGAATGGGAGTGGGGTGGTTTACCAGCCTGGCTATTAGCGGAGCAGGTGCGTGTACGGTCAAGTGATCCAAGCTATTTGAGGCATGTAGAAGACTATTACGCTTTCTTATTGCCAATACTAGCTAAGCACCAATTATCGCAAGGTGGCAACATCTTGATGTTCCAAGTGGAAAATGAATATGGTTCCTATGGAGAAGAAAAAGCCTACCTGAGAGCAATCGCAGAATTGATGAGAAAGTACGGCTTAACAGCACCTTTCTTCACCTCAGATGGTCCATGGAGGGCAACCTTACGAACTGGAACGTTAATCGAAGATGATATCTTGGTGACTGGGAATTTTGGTTCTAAGGCAGCTGAGAATTTTGACCAACTACAAGCCTTCTTTGATGAACATGGCAAGAAGTGGCCGCTCATGTGTATGGAATTCTGGGATGGCTGGTTCAATCGTTGGGGTGACGAAGTTATTCGCAGAGATCCAGATGAGCTAGCTGTAGCTGTCATGGAGACCATTGAACGAGGAAGTATCAATCTCTATATGTTCCATGGTGGCACCAATTTTGGCTTTATGAATGGCTGTTCGGCCAGAGGTCAGGTGGATTTACCACAAGTCACTTCTTATGATTATGATGCGATTTTAGATGAAGCAGGAAATCCAACTAAGAAGTTTTATAAATTACAAGAGCTGATGAAAAAAAGCTATCCGCAACTTGATTATGCAGAGCCATTGGTCAAAGAAGCGAAGGAGTACCCAACGGTATCCTTAAATGATAAGGTGAGCTTATTTTCTGTTCTTGAAAATGTAAGCGATCGCCAAGAAGCCTTCTACCCCAAATCAATGGAAGAACTTGGTCAGAATGTTGGTTATACGTGTTATCGCACGCGGATTGAGAAAGATAAGGTAGAAGCAGAACGCTTGAGAATTATTGATGCTAGGGATCGCGTGCAGGTATTTCTAGCAGGTGAGAAAGTTGCGACACAATATCAGGAAGAAATCGGTGAGGATATCTTCTTGAATCAGCTAGCAAAAGAAACAGACTTGACGATTTTAGTCGAAAATATGGGGCGCGTGAATTATGGTCATAAGTTGACCGCACCGACGCAACGAAAAGGACTAGGTCGTGGGGTTATGGCAGATTTACACTTTATTGGTCGGTGGGAAATGTATCCACTGCCACTTGATAGGATTCAGGAGCTAGATTTTACCAAAGCATGGCAAGAAAATCAGCCAGCCTTCTATCGCTATCAGATCCATGTGGAACAGCCTCAAGATACCTATCTTGATATGACTGGTTTTGGAAAAGGTGTTGTCTTTGTAAATCAACAAAATATAGGTCGTTTCTGGGAACGAGGACCAATCCTTTCCCTCTATATACCAAAAGGATACTTAAAGAAAGGAGAAAATAACATTATTGTCTTTGAAACAGAGGGCACATATAGAGAGAATCTTCGTTTCTCATCAGAACCAATCTATAAAGATATATTATAA
- a CDS encoding PTS system mannose/fructose/N-acetylgalactosamine-transporter subunit IIB, with product MAIIGVRIDGRLIHGQVANLWTTKLNISRIMVVDNDVVNNDIEKSGLKLACPAGVKLSILPVEKAAANILAGKYDSQRLFIVAKRPAPILGLVEQGVTIPELNVGNMSQTPETRSVTRSVNVVDEDIKVFDGLNAKGVKLIHQMVPGDTAKDFLPLLAKVR from the coding sequence ATGGCAATTATAGGAGTTCGTATTGATGGTCGGTTGATCCATGGACAAGTAGCCAATCTTTGGACTACAAAATTAAATATTTCACGGATTATGGTAGTAGACAATGATGTTGTCAACAATGACATTGAAAAATCTGGTTTAAAACTAGCTTGTCCAGCAGGAGTGAAATTGTCTATTTTACCGGTTGAGAAAGCTGCAGCAAATATCTTAGCAGGAAAATATGATTCCCAACGTCTCTTTATCGTGGCAAAACGTCCAGCTCCAATCTTGGGCTTGGTCGAACAGGGCGTGACAATTCCAGAATTAAATGTCGGAAATATGTCTCAAACACCTGAAACACGTTCTGTCACTCGTTCAGTAAACGTGGTAGATGAGGATATCAAGGTCTTTGATGGCTTGAATGCCAAAGGCGTGAAATTGATTCATCAAATGGTGCCAGGTGACACTGCAAAAGACTTCTTACCATTGCTTGCGAAGGTGAGATAA
- a CDS encoding PTS mannose/fructose/sorbose/N-acetylgalactosamine transporter subunit IIC has protein sequence MIQWWQILLLTLYSAYQICDELTIVSSAGSPVFAGFITGLIMGDLKTGLFIGGSLQLVVLGVGTFGGASRIDATSGAVLATAFSVAQGIEAELAISTIAVPVAALLTYADILGRFSTTYFAHRVDAAVERFDYKGIERNYLLGAIPWAASRAVPVFLALAFGGDFVQTMVTAIDSVKWVAAGLTLAARMLPGLGFAILLHYLPLKRNLHYLGMGFAITAMMTTVFGGLQTLSGAVGTLAGAYNESAEAAIGFSSSAFDKGLPMVAIAVIGIGLAVLHYKNGQNVTVVAAPTNAESGEIEDDEI, from the coding sequence ATGATTCAATGGTGGCAAATTCTTTTACTTACCTTGTACTCAGCTTATCAAATCTGTGATGAGTTGACCATCGTATCATCTGCTGGTTCACCTGTATTTGCAGGATTCATTACTGGTCTTATTATGGGAGATTTGAAGACTGGTTTGTTTATCGGTGGTTCACTTCAATTGGTAGTGCTTGGTGTTGGTACTTTCGGTGGTGCATCTCGTATTGATGCGACATCTGGTGCGGTCTTGGCAACTGCCTTCTCAGTAGCGCAAGGGATTGAGGCTGAGCTTGCAATCTCAACAATTGCGGTACCAGTAGCAGCGCTCCTTACTTATGCCGATATTCTCGGTCGTTTCTCAACTACTTACTTTGCTCACCGTGTGGACGCTGCAGTTGAACGCTTTGACTACAAAGGAATTGAGCGCAACTATCTTCTAGGTGCGATTCCTTGGGCAGCTTCCCGTGCAGTTCCTGTCTTCCTTGCTCTAGCTTTTGGTGGTGATTTCGTTCAAACCATGGTTACAGCTATTGATAGTGTAAAATGGGTTGCAGCTGGTTTGACTCTTGCAGCTCGTATGCTTCCAGGTCTCGGATTTGCAATCTTGCTTCACTACCTTCCACTTAAACGCAATCTTCACTACCTTGGTATGGGATTTGCGATTACTGCCATGATGACAACTGTATTTGGTGGTCTTCAAACTCTTAGTGGTGCTGTTGGCACACTTGCAGGTGCTTACAATGAATCAGCAGAAGCAGCAATCGGCTTCTCATCATCAGCATTTGATAAAGGTTTACCAATGGTTGCAATCGCCGTAATCGGTATCGGTCTTGCAGTTCTTCATTATAAGAATGGCCAAAATGTGACTGTCGTTGCAGCTCCGACTAATGCAGAAAGTGGGGAAATTGAAGATGATGAAATCTAA
- a CDS encoding PTS system mannose/fructose/sorbose family transporter subunit IID — protein MMKSNYKLTKEDFNQINKRSMFTYQLGWNYERMQGSGYLYMLLPQLRKMYGDGTPELKEMMQLHTQFFNTSPFFHTIIAGIDLALEENEGVASKDAVNGVKTGLMGPFAPIGDSIFGSLVPAIMGSIAATQAKANSPIGIAMWIAVAVVYDIFRWKQLEFAYKEGTTLVTTMRSKLTALVDAASVLGVFMLGAMIATMINVDVTWTPHIGDKAIMIQDMINQIFPRLVPAVITGAIFWLLGRKGMTSTKAILLIIAAALTLSALGHFAFGMM, from the coding sequence ATGATGAAATCTAATTACAAACTGACTAAAGAAGATTTTAATCAAATTAACAAACGTAGCATGTTCACCTACCAACTTGGTTGGAACTATGAACGGATGCAGGGTTCAGGTTATCTCTATATGCTTTTGCCACAACTTCGTAAAATGTACGGAGATGGCACTCCTGAGCTAAAAGAAATGATGCAATTGCATACCCAATTCTTTAATACATCACCATTCTTCCATACGATTATCGCAGGGATTGACCTTGCCTTGGAAGAAAATGAGGGTGTTGCTTCTAAAGATGCGGTAAACGGTGTGAAAACTGGCTTGATGGGACCATTTGCTCCTATCGGAGACTCAATCTTTGGTTCTCTTGTTCCGGCGATTATGGGATCTATTGCAGCGACTCAAGCAAAAGCTAACTCTCCTATCGGTATTGCCATGTGGATTGCTGTAGCAGTTGTCTATGATATCTTCCGTTGGAAACAGTTGGAGTTCGCGTATAAAGAAGGGACAACTCTTGTCACAACAATGCGCAGCAAATTGACTGCCCTTGTTGATGCAGCTTCTGTTCTTGGGGTCTTCATGCTTGGTGCGATGATTGCAACCATGATTAACGTTGATGTGACTTGGACACCACATATCGGTGACAAGGCAATCATGATTCAAGACATGATCAACCAAATCTTCCCACGCTTGGTACCAGCAGTGATTACAGGTGCTATCTTCTGGTTGCTAGGTCGTAAAGGTATGACTTCTACAAAAGCAATCTTGTTGATTATTGCAGCAGCACTTACTCTATCAGCTCTAGGTCACTTCGCATTTGGAATGATGTAA
- a CDS encoding PTS sugar transporter subunit IIA → MSKHLVLVSHGQFCEGLKQSTEMIMGPQDNIHTVSLLPAEGPEEFQAKFLDTIEGLDDFVVFADLLGGTPCNVVSKLILEGRTIELYAGMNMPMVIRFINDALLGTTSRYDESTSEYVQYVNDVLKGMLDDDDDE, encoded by the coding sequence ATGAGTAAACATTTAGTATTAGTAAGCCATGGACAATTTTGCGAGGGCTTGAAGCAAAGTACCGAAATGATTATGGGTCCACAGGACAATATTCATACTGTATCTTTGCTCCCTGCAGAAGGTCCAGAAGAATTTCAGGCAAAATTTTTAGATACGATTGAAGGATTAGACGATTTCGTTGTCTTTGCAGACTTGCTCGGTGGGACACCTTGTAACGTAGTTAGTAAACTCATTTTAGAGGGACGCACGATTGAGCTATACGCAGGAATGAATATGCCAATGGTCATTCGTTTTATCAACGATGCTCTTCTTGGTACGACATCACGCTATGATGAAAGCACGTCAGAATACGTCCAATATGTGAATGATGTATTAAAAGGCATGTTAGATGACGACGATGATGAATAG
- a CDS encoding aldose epimerase family protein gives MIEICPFGSEKAKKYCLVNARGMQVTVTNFGARIVEILLPVEEDGSLRNISLSASSDEEYKTKDPYPGATIVPVAGRISKAQAEIKGRIYHFTENEPGRTLHGGVNTANEQYWDVELDEVANAVCFSIELADGFNGFPGNVRVKACYRLTEENALEISYKAQSDKDTIFNPTNHVYFNLTGDVRQDVADHQIRIAAETYAPLGEDNLPLGRLEPVEGTPFDFRLGGTFAQGFTLEHPQNQLVKGYDHPWVLNQVAEPVEVISPDQRIRLTVTTNQPAVVIYTYNFPSQDMAVFHGAFSLECQGLPNACNLADFGPILLEKDQLFQHKTIYKFTWE, from the coding sequence ATGATTGAAATTTGTCCATTTGGAAGTGAGAAAGCTAAAAAATATTGTTTGGTCAACGCAAGAGGAATGCAGGTGACTGTGACGAATTTTGGAGCACGGATTGTGGAAATTTTGCTTCCTGTTGAAGAAGATGGTAGCTTACGCAATATCAGCCTATCTGCTTCTTCAGATGAAGAATATAAGACAAAAGATCCCTATCCTGGAGCGACGATTGTACCAGTTGCAGGTCGCATTTCAAAGGCACAGGCAGAGATTAAAGGAAGGATCTATCACTTTACAGAAAATGAACCAGGTCGAACTTTGCATGGTGGTGTGAATACGGCTAATGAACAGTATTGGGATGTGGAACTTGATGAAGTGGCTAATGCTGTTTGTTTTTCAATCGAGCTGGCCGATGGTTTCAATGGCTTTCCGGGGAATGTGCGGGTCAAGGCCTGCTATCGCTTGACCGAGGAGAATGCACTTGAGATTAGCTATAAAGCTCAATCAGACAAGGATACGATTTTTAATCCGACTAATCATGTCTACTTTAATCTAACCGGAGATGTTCGGCAAGATGTGGCTGACCACCAGATTCGCATTGCAGCCGAAACCTATGCGCCACTAGGAGAGGATAATCTGCCTCTTGGAAGATTAGAGCCTGTTGAGGGGACACCATTTGATTTCCGACTTGGAGGAACGTTTGCCCAAGGATTTACCTTGGAACATCCGCAAAATCAATTGGTTAAAGGTTATGATCATCCTTGGGTCTTGAATCAGGTAGCAGAGCCAGTTGAGGTGATTAGTCCAGATCAGCGTATTCGTTTGACGGTTACAACCAATCAACCAGCAGTTGTGATTTATACCTATAATTTTCCAAGTCAGGATATGGCAGTCTTTCATGGTGCCTTTAGTTTGGAATGTCAAGGGCTACCCAATGCTTGTAATCTAGCTGATTTTGGTCCAATCTTATTAGAGAAAGATCAACTATTCCAGCATAAGACGATTTATAAATTTACGTGGGAGTGA
- a CDS encoding amino acid permease, with the protein MSEKSHQTPNKMDRSLQNRHVQIMAIAGTIGTGLFLGAGRSISLTGPSILFIYMITGGFMYLMMRAIGEMLYRDPDQHTFINFITHYLGKGWGYFAGWSYWLSVVFIGMAEITAVAEYVQFWFPTWPSWIIQLVFLLLLSLVNLIAVRIFGEVEFWFAMIKIIAILALIATAIFMVLTGFKTPFGIASLSNISEGFTLFPNGTLNFIVAFQMVFFAYLMMEFIGVTTAETENPRQVLPKAIKEIPLRIVFFYGGALLAIMAIIPWGNLATAGSPFVTVFELAGIKWAAGLINFVVLTSAASALNSTLYSTGRHLYQIAHDSPNSFLKRLNIHTLSRQNVPQNAIIASAIVIAFAAAISVLPGVSDAFTLITASSSGVYIAIYILVMLAHLNYRKSTDFLADGYLMPAYRILNPLTITFFLFVFATLFLQEATIWGAIGSTIWIIVFGGYSQYKFKQ; encoded by the coding sequence ATGAGTGAGAAATCGCACCAGACACCGAATAAGATGGACAGGAGCCTTCAAAATCGACACGTCCAAATCATGGCCATCGCAGGCACAATTGGAACCGGATTATTCCTTGGAGCAGGCCGCTCTATCAGTTTGACAGGTCCTTCTATCCTCTTTATTTATATGATAACAGGCGGCTTTATGTATCTCATGATGCGAGCGATTGGAGAGATGCTCTATCGTGATCCAGACCAGCATACCTTTATTAATTTTATTACCCATTACCTTGGAAAAGGGTGGGGATATTTTGCCGGCTGGTCCTACTGGCTATCTGTTGTATTTATTGGCATGGCAGAAATTACTGCTGTCGCTGAGTATGTTCAATTCTGGTTTCCAACTTGGCCCTCTTGGATCATTCAACTAGTCTTTTTGTTACTATTAAGCCTTGTCAATTTAATTGCGGTACGTATCTTTGGGGAAGTCGAATTTTGGTTTGCAATGATTAAAATCATCGCTATCCTAGCCCTCATTGCTACTGCTATTTTCATGGTTTTAACTGGGTTCAAAACACCATTCGGCATTGCTAGTCTAAGCAATATCAGCGAAGGATTTACTCTTTTTCCAAATGGGACTCTAAACTTTATCGTTGCCTTTCAAATGGTCTTTTTTGCCTATCTCATGATGGAATTCATCGGTGTAACAACAGCTGAAACAGAAAATCCCCGTCAAGTTCTTCCAAAAGCTATCAAGGAAATCCCTTTACGCATTGTCTTTTTTTACGGAGGAGCTTTGCTTGCGATTATGGCAATCATCCCTTGGGGAAACTTAGCAACTGCTGGTTCTCCTTTTGTAACTGTGTTTGAATTAGCCGGTATCAAATGGGCTGCTGGATTGATTAATTTTGTGGTTTTGACTTCTGCAGCATCTGCCCTCAATTCAACGTTGTATTCAACAGGACGTCATCTCTATCAGATTGCTCATGATTCGCCTAACAGCTTCTTGAAACGACTAAACATTCATACCCTCTCTCGGCAAAATGTTCCACAAAATGCCATTATTGCCTCGGCAATTGTCATTGCTTTTGCCGCTGCTATCAGTGTCTTACCAGGAGTATCTGACGCCTTTACCCTCATTACAGCCTCTTCTTCTGGGGTCTATATCGCTATTTATATCCTCGTCATGCTCGCCCATCTCAACTACCGAAAATCAACAGATTTTCTCGCAGACGGTTACTTAATGCCCGCCTATCGTATCCTGAATCCCCTTACGATTACTTTCTTCCTTTTTGTCTTTGCAACCTTGTTCCTCCAAGAAGCAACCATTTGGGGAGCAATCGGATCAACAATTTGGATTATCGTATTTGGTGGATATAGTCAGTATAAATTTAAACAATAA
- a CDS encoding DUF1858 domain-containing protein encodes MNTIDLSIPVAQVIEEHPEVLEILVELGFTPLANPLMRQTLGKTVSLKQGAKMKGIDLTYIQSTLEWNGYDVIGGQA; translated from the coding sequence ATGAATACGATTGATCTTTCCATTCCTGTGGCTCAAGTCATTGAAGAACATCCTGAGGTACTTGAGATTTTAGTTGAACTTGGTTTTACTCCGCTAGCAAATCCTTTGATGCGTCAGACACTTGGAAAAACGGTGTCGCTCAAGCAAGGAGCTAAGATGAAAGGGATTGATTTGACCTATATCCAGTCAACTTTAGAGTGGAATGGCTATGATGTCATTGGAGGACAAGCATGA